AATAAGGAGTAGAGGCTGTGGTGGGAACATGGCCGTTGGGACTGTAAGCTCGTGTCATCCAGGCTGTGTGTGAAGACTGTCATGCTCTGTGACAGCTGGTCTCAGTCTCAGTCTGTGACCCTGTGTTCACTCATCTGTAAAGTGCTTCCTAAGGTGGCCCCatagagcagaagcagagggaggaggagagaatgcTTCTGTGAGAGCCTGACACACTCCAGGTCACCCTTCCATCACAAGGACAGTGAGCGTGGAGGCCAGTCACGGGGCCGGGCTGACATGGCGACTCTCCACCCGGGCCTGGGCCCCTATCTCCCAGGAACTTGGACTGACCTGTGGCCCAGCAGTGGGGAGGCCTGAGTGAGAGCCCCTCGGCCCAGCGTCCCACCAGGCCCTGACCAGCCGTCCTCACTGGGTCTGATaagacaccccacccccacggccctctcccctctccaggcCAGTGGCCACAGCCTGGCCCCCACCCTGGCTCCTGGTATATAAAGGGATGCTGGGGGCTGAGCACCCCACAGGCCGGCCCTGAGCACACCCAACTCCCACTCAGCTCCACCATGTCTCTGACCAAGGCCGAGAGGACCATCATCCTGTCCATGTGGGGCAAGATCTCCACCCAGGCGGATGCTATTGGCACCGAGGCCCTGGAGAGGTCAGTGCCTGATGGGCTGCGCTGGGGCCAGGAGGTGACAGTGAGGGTTAGtgaggcccggggtggggggcacagggtCAGTGCGCAGGAAGGGGAGGTGCATGGGGAAGGGGTCTGGCACCCAGGTCTCCCCCACCTCCACGCagtgagtgaaggaaggaaggaaggaaggaaggaaggaaggaaggaaggaaggaactgcTGAGCCATGGGCCGCTGGGGTGGGCTTGTGCCACGCCCCGGGGTGGGGGCCCGGGGACCGGGGGAGAGTCGGCCAGGCGGGCCTGCCCTTGTGCCACACCGGGGCGTGCGGGTCCACGGGGAGGTTCGCGTCCCTGTTTCTGTCCTAAAACATCCGTTACAACGTGTCGTGGGGGGAGGACGGGGCTTCCCACGCGTCAGTGGCGCTGCCGTGGCCCGCAGGCTCTTCGCCAGCTTCCCGCAGACCAAGACCTACTTCCCGCACTTCGAGCTGCGCGCGGGCTCGGCGCACCTGAGGGCGCACGGCGCCAAGGTGGTGGCCGCGCTGGGCGACGCGGTGCGCAGCCTCGACGACGTGGCGGGCGCCCTGTCCAGGCTGAGCGAGCTGCACGCCTACATCCTGCGCGTGGACCCGGTCAACTtcaaggtgggcggggggggggggtccccagggtccccagggtccccaggcgCCTCCCGCGCTCACCCAGGCCCTCCCTCCGGCGCAGCTGCTGTCCCACTGTCTGCTGGTCACCCTGGCCTCGCACTTCCCCGCCGACCTCACGGCCGACGCCCACGCCGCGTGGGACAAGTTCCTGTCGCTCGTGTCCTGCGTCCTGACCGAGAAGTACCGCTGAGCGCCCCCGGCTGCGGCCCCGAGCGCCCTCCCCTGCGTCCCTCCCGCGTGTCCCCAATAAAAGGCTGAGGACGGAGCGGCTCCCGCGTTCTGCATGTTGGCGGGAAGCAGGGGAGGGACGGGGGCGCGAACCTTTGCTCCCCGAGTGtgcggccccccgcgcccccgcgccccggctctGCCTGCGGTTCCGCACCCGCTGCGGCCTGCGCTGGGCCGCCCCCCACGGTGGGCCCCGCAGATAAGCGCGGGCGGCGCCTGGGCGCGGGGGGGCCGCTATAAGGaggcgggcggggcgggagggcgcAGAGCAGCCCCGGCAGCGCCATGCTCAGCGCCCAGGAGCGCGCCCAGGTAGCGCAGGTCTGGGACCTGATCGCGGGCCACGAGGCGGCCTTTGGGGCGGAGCTGCTGCTCAGGTGGgctgcggcgggggcgcgggccggggtgcctgggggcgctgggggcgggggccggggggtaCCCGgggtgcccggggtggggggcggccgtCCTCACCGGCGCCGGGCGCGCAGGCTCTTCACCGTGTACCCCAGCACCAAGACCTACTTCCCGCACCTGGGCTCCTGCGCCGACAAGGCGCAGCTGCTGAGCCACGGGCGGCGCATGCTGGAGGCGGTGGGCGTGGCCGTGCAGCACCTGGACAACCTGCGCGCCGCGCTGAGGCCGCTGGCCGACCTGCACGCCCAGGTGCTGCGCGTGGACCCCTCCAACTTCCCGGTGAGCGCGCCGCGGcctcgggggggtgggggtgggggggcagcagggCCCGCGGAGGCAGCGCCCTCACCAGCACCTGTGCCCCCGCAGCTGCTGATCCAGTGTTTCCAGGTGGTGCTGGCCTCCCACCTGCAGGACGAGTTCACCGTGGAGATGCAGGCGGCGTGGGACAAGTTCCTGACGGGCGTGGCGGTGGTGCTGACGGAGAAGTACCGCTGAGCCCGCTCCCCCGCCCACATCCCCGCGTGTCAATAAACACGGGTCAAGCGGCACCGGCGCCTGTGTGCTCTGTGGGCTGCGGGCGGGCACCTCGGGGCACCTTAGGGCACCACCCCAACCCTCGCGCACCAGGGACAGGGGCCCGGGACTCTGAAATGGGGACAGTTCCTTGGTTATAGTCCCGGGTCTGGGCAGGGTGTGGATCCCCAAAGCCTTGGACAGAACCGTTGCCGAGGGGCGAtggggcaatgaggggggcaccaGGGGCGCTGACATGAGGGGGCCCTGGCCTGGTGCTCTCACACAGCGACACCGTTCACAAAGCACGTGTGTGCGTTCGCTCCCTCCTGGAACCTGCCTCCATCCTTCCCACTGGGCGCTACCAGCTTGAATTCTCACGTCTTTTGCTGACAAATACCAGCACCGCCCACCCCCAATGGCCAAGTTCCTGGGCTCAGGTCAAACCGGTTGGGACTCCTCAAGGCCTTTGCTTCCCCCCATTCCCCTGACACTCAGTCCACAGCAAACTTTGCTCTAGCCAGGCTAGCCCCGTTCCTCTGAAGGTCCTGGGGTGGGGCACTGGGGTAGGAACTCCCACCGCCACCCTCTGGCAGACAGAGTAGGTTTCTAACCCTGTTCACACAGCCGCTGGCTGATACAGGACCTGTCCCCTAGCAATGTGAGCCTAATGCAGAgccatggaaacaaacaaaaaacctgactCCTCACTGGGTCTTTGACATAATTTATAAGATCATAAAGCAGGGGAACGTCCGGG
This genomic window from Canis aureus isolate CA01 chromosome 8, VMU_Caureus_v.1.0, whole genome shotgun sequence contains:
- the LOC144319195 gene encoding hemoglobin subunit zeta-like, whose product is MSLTKAERTIILSMWGKISTQADAIGTEALERLFASFPQTKTYFPHFELRAGSAHLRAHGAKVVAALGDAVRSLDDVAGALSRLSELHAYILRVDPVNFKLLSHCLLVTLASHFPADLTADAHAAWDKFLSLVSCVLTEKYR
- the HBM gene encoding hemoglobin subunit mu, whose product is MLSAQERAQVAQVWDLIAGHEAAFGAELLLRLFTVYPSTKTYFPHLGSCADKAQLLSHGRRMLEAVGVAVQHLDNLRAALRPLADLHAQVLRVDPSNFPLLIQCFQVVLASHLQDEFTVEMQAAWDKFLTGVAVVLTEKYR